A stretch of the Candidatus Jettenia sp. AMX2 genome encodes the following:
- a CDS encoding DUF2249 domain-containing protein: protein MSKTPPVILDVRNIIPRERHPKIFHTFDALKEGEIMVLINDHDPRPLKYQLDAERKGQMDWKYIEEGPDVWKVEITKK from the coding sequence ATGAGTAAAACACCACCGGTTATACTGGATGTGAGAAATATTATACCAAGAGAAAGACACCCGAAGATCTTTCATACCTTTGATGCTTTGAAAGAAGGCGAAATAATGGTCCTGATAAATGATCACGATCCCAGGCCATTGAAATATCAGTTGGATGCTGAACGAAAAGGACAGATGGATTGGAAGTATATCGAAGAGGGACCAGATGTATGGAAGGTTGAAATAACAAAGAAATGA
- a CDS encoding Gfo/Idh/MocA family oxidoreductase, with protein sequence MRSLRVAVVGVGHLGKEHARVYADLPGVTLAGVVDIRAGQAEKIARLYNTAHFLDYREIIGKVEAVSIAVPTTLHYSIAKEFLQHGIHVMIEKPMTGTISEARDLITISKIKGVVLQAGYIERFNPVIVAIKRFAINPRFIECHRLSPFTFRSADISVVMDLMIHDIDILLHITGSTVKRLDAVGVNVISDKEDIANVRLLFENGCVANITASRVSLTPMRKIRIFSEDSYISIDYQKKDALLYKKSPELTLKSLNISEMDVSSIADLRSYVFGDLLKVEHIKMDNDYEPLKKELESFVQCITEKKEPLVSGEEGLKAIKVANDILCDIEKNLKSAYMPSMEGLP encoded by the coding sequence ATGAGAAGTTTAAGGGTTGCTGTCGTTGGCGTCGGACATTTAGGGAAAGAGCATGCACGGGTGTATGCAGATTTGCCGGGTGTAACTTTAGCCGGAGTTGTTGATATAAGGGCCGGACAGGCTGAGAAAATAGCCCGGTTGTATAACACCGCACATTTTTTGGATTATAGGGAAATAATTGGTAAGGTTGAAGCCGTAAGTATCGCAGTGCCTACGACGTTGCATTATTCCATAGCAAAGGAATTTCTTCAGCATGGAATTCATGTGATGATTGAAAAACCCATGACAGGTACGATATCCGAGGCCAGGGATCTGATAACTATCAGCAAAATAAAAGGGGTGGTGCTTCAGGCAGGCTATATTGAGCGGTTTAACCCTGTGATTGTTGCGATAAAACGATTTGCAATCAATCCGAGATTTATTGAATGCCATCGTTTAAGTCCTTTTACGTTTCGTTCGGCAGATATTAGTGTAGTAATGGATTTAATGATTCATGATATTGATATTCTTCTCCATATAACAGGTTCCACGGTGAAGAGATTGGATGCTGTGGGGGTAAATGTTATTTCTGATAAAGAGGATATTGCCAACGTCCGTCTCCTCTTTGAAAACGGATGCGTTGCGAATATTACAGCGAGCCGTGTTTCTCTCACCCCTATGCGGAAAATAAGGATATTTTCCGAAGATTCTTATATTTCTATTGATTATCAGAAAAAAGATGCGTTACTATATAAGAAATCTCCTGAACTGACGTTAAAATCTCTCAACATTTCCGAAATGGATGTATCAAGCATTGCAGATTTAAGAAGCTATGTGTTCGGTGATCTGTTAAAGGTGGAGCATATCAAGATGGATAATGATTATGAACCGCTTAAAAAAGAACTTGAATCGTTTGTTCAGTGTATTACAGAAAAGAAAGAGCCTCTCGTTTCGGGTGAAGAAGGGTTAAAAGCAATAAAAGTTGCAAACGATATCCTGTGCGATATAGAGAAGAATCTCAAATCGGCCTACATGCCAAGTATGGAGGGTTTACCATGA
- a CDS encoding MlaD family protein, which translates to MTKEQFAELRAGLFILVTLTGFAAMIFILGSQKGYFKPHTTIKTKFLNVYGLQTGAPVRLMGVGIGQVTSITLPRHATDTEIEVSLRIDKFAQRNITRDSVATIKWLSYVTGDTYVEITTGVDWESIVEDGDIIKSAEPINYTAAIESSISTIESLSNIFKSLHEGKFIESLNNISASLDEGLKMFQKGDGLLYALLYDLKSKQLLDNLVATTESLKKITSDIEKGEGTLGALIADPAVYENLVSLLGGAERSFILRSLIRKSIVRGKSP; encoded by the coding sequence ATGACAAAGGAACAATTTGCAGAATTACGGGCAGGACTTTTTATACTGGTAACTTTGACAGGATTTGCCGCAATGATATTTATTCTTGGTAGTCAGAAAGGCTATTTTAAACCCCACACTACCATTAAAACAAAGTTTTTAAACGTGTACGGATTACAAACCGGCGCCCCCGTCAGGCTTATGGGCGTTGGAATAGGCCAGGTAACCAGCATTACTCTTCCCCGGCATGCAACCGATACTGAAATTGAAGTATCCCTCCGGATAGACAAATTTGCACAAAGAAATATTACCAGGGACTCTGTTGCAACTATTAAATGGCTAAGCTATGTAACAGGTGATACTTATGTGGAAATTACCACTGGAGTAGACTGGGAATCAATCGTTGAGGATGGCGATATAATCAAAAGCGCTGAACCGATAAACTATACCGCTGCAATAGAAAGCAGTATCAGTACTATTGAATCCCTATCAAATATTTTTAAAAGTTTACATGAAGGTAAATTTATAGAATCATTAAATAATATTTCGGCATCACTTGATGAAGGATTAAAGATGTTTCAGAAAGGCGATGGGCTGCTTTACGCACTCCTTTATGACCTGAAAAGCAAACAGCTTCTGGATAATCTGGTTGCAACAACTGAATCTCTGAAAAAAATTACCTCCGATATAGAAAAAGGGGAAGGTACTCTTGGCGCCCTGATAGCAGACCCTGCTGTGTACGAAAATTTAGTCAGTCTTTTGGGTGGTGCGGAGAGAAGTTTTATTTTACGGAGTCTCATCCGGAAAAGTATTGTAAGAGGGAAGTCACCTTAG
- a CDS encoding cupin domain-containing protein yields the protein MSKIDLKSQIEFSQEKYISKILFDSDKVRMVLFCLGKGQEVPAHTVESQVVMVVLTGKGLFIVGDKTYTAKQDTVVICKSNEAHGMKAEEQMAVLACIIPRP from the coding sequence ATGAGTAAGATCGATTTGAAAAGCCAGATAGAATTTTCTCAGGAGAAATATATATCGAAGATCTTGTTTGACAGCGATAAGGTTCGCATGGTCTTGTTTTGTCTGGGAAAGGGACAGGAGGTCCCTGCCCATACGGTAGAGTCGCAGGTTGTTATGGTTGTGCTTACCGGAAAAGGCTTATTTATTGTAGGAGATAAAACGTATACAGCCAAACAGGATACGGTTGTAATTTGCAAAAGTAATGAAGCACACGGAATGAAAGCCGAGGAACAGATGGCTGTTCTGGCATGTATCATTCCAAGACCTTAG
- a CDS encoding radical SAM protein has protein sequence MTSYDFLNIKADIINGKVVGRSEGILGKMLQPYVDQFFEKINSLKVIARVNGMHVYNLYNPPFPSRAGMRFLERKLRMMLLKMALPVTANLAITHKCQCQCIHCSADPFMDTTKKEVTVAEIKRVVDGALDLGASLVIYVGGEPMLREDLYDLIKYVDKTKAISMIFTNGLLLSEENVQKLAEAGLFSLNISIDSSEPELHNEFRKVPGCYQKAFEGAERCRKAGILTGISTYATSESIATGKVEKLLKIAQDQGFSEVTIFDCIPSGRFLKDASKILTAEDRKQLIALTKKYHEMDHPMGINCMSIINSPRGAGCYGAQSQFYMTAYGDINPCDFNPVSFGNIRDTSIQEIWKKMVSHPDFSKRYPTCRMQSKAYRKKYIDPLPDNVMLPVKIEDIAPAELVDQEANLAGVH, from the coding sequence ATGACATCATATGATTTTTTAAATATCAAAGCAGACATTATAAACGGGAAGGTTGTTGGAAGGTCTGAGGGTATTCTGGGAAAAATGCTGCAACCTTATGTTGATCAGTTTTTTGAAAAGATTAATTCCCTGAAAGTAATCGCCAGGGTTAATGGTATGCATGTATATAACCTATATAACCCTCCGTTTCCCAGCCGGGCAGGAATGCGTTTTCTGGAAAGAAAGCTGAGGATGATGCTTCTGAAAATGGCGCTCCCTGTTACTGCAAATCTGGCCATAACCCATAAGTGTCAGTGCCAGTGTATTCATTGCAGTGCAGACCCGTTTATGGACACAACAAAAAAAGAAGTTACGGTTGCGGAGATAAAGAGGGTTGTGGACGGGGCATTGGACCTTGGTGCGAGCCTCGTTATCTATGTTGGCGGTGAACCTATGCTGCGCGAAGATCTTTATGATCTCATTAAGTATGTAGATAAAACAAAGGCTATTTCAATGATATTTACAAACGGGCTTCTCCTGTCAGAGGAGAATGTTCAAAAACTTGCCGAGGCCGGTCTGTTTTCTCTCAATATTTCTATCGATAGCAGTGAACCTGAGCTGCATAATGAATTTCGAAAGGTGCCGGGGTGTTATCAGAAGGCATTTGAAGGGGCTGAGCGTTGCCGGAAAGCAGGTATTCTGACAGGTATTTCTACGTATGCAACCAGCGAGAGTATCGCAACGGGAAAAGTGGAAAAACTTTTAAAAATTGCGCAGGACCAGGGGTTTTCTGAAGTGACTATTTTTGATTGTATACCGTCAGGCCGTTTCCTGAAAGATGCATCCAAGATACTTACTGCAGAAGACCGGAAACAATTAATTGCGCTTACAAAGAAATATCATGAAATGGACCATCCTATGGGTATTAACTGCATGTCAATTATAAATTCTCCGAGGGGGGCAGGTTGTTATGGCGCACAGTCGCAATTTTACATGACTGCATACGGGGATATTAACCCCTGCGATTTTAATCCTGTGAGTTTTGGAAATATTCGTGATACGTCTATTCAGGAGATATGGAAAAAAATGGTATCGCACCCTGATTTTAGTAAACGATATCCGACATGCCGGATGCAGAGTAAGGCATATAGGAAAAAGTATATTGATCCCCTCCCTGATAATGTAATGTTGCCCGTGAAAATAGAAGATATAGCGCCAGCTGAACTGGTAGATCAGGAGGCGAATCTTGCAGGGGTACACTAA
- a CDS encoding CoA-binding protein, which translates to MENFFHPSSVAIIGATEKPGSLPGIIVKNLLDRGYTGRIYPVNPKYKKVFYLEAFPSVLDIPGEVALTVIAIPASFVLEVLKQQAQKGIHHAIIISAGFREMGPEGQEMEEQIKKVAIENNIRILGPNCLGVLDNYTNFTTSFLPAGKVSKPKKGHLSILSQSGAFAIALLDLAAQEGLGISRMINYGNRIDVGESDILPFLSDDPSTKVIAIYMESVDHGRKFIEAAKACSEKKPIVALKVGKGAAGIAAARSHTGAIAGRYEIYKAAFLKSGIIEANGLEEFIDGVKALSMQNPPRGNRILVVTNGGGFGVMVTDHCSENGLEVPPLSSSLKESLKSKFSKFYVVSNPVDLTGSAHDEDYRITLQTCMVESDEFDAAIIIPLMAPEGMTEGIVDLITGTMKLSGKPAVVCTVGGVFTMKVKQLFEERMIPVYPSPERSVKALSMLFKRTLLQKGIIHPVQ; encoded by the coding sequence ATGGAAAATTTTTTTCATCCCTCATCAGTTGCAATTATCGGGGCAACTGAAAAACCAGGTAGTCTGCCGGGAATCATTGTAAAAAATCTTCTGGATAGGGGATACACAGGCAGGATATATCCGGTAAACCCTAAATATAAAAAGGTCTTTTACCTGGAAGCCTTCCCTTCTGTGCTGGATATCCCTGGCGAAGTAGCGCTGACGGTGATTGCCATACCGGCCTCATTTGTATTGGAAGTCCTGAAACAACAGGCACAAAAGGGAATTCACCATGCTATAATCATCAGCGCCGGCTTCCGTGAAATGGGTCCTGAAGGTCAGGAAATGGAAGAACAGATAAAGAAGGTTGCCATCGAGAATAACATACGGATTCTGGGACCCAACTGTCTGGGCGTCCTTGACAATTACACCAATTTTACTACCTCGTTCCTGCCGGCAGGAAAAGTAAGCAAGCCTAAAAAAGGCCATCTGTCAATTCTTTCACAAAGCGGCGCTTTTGCTATCGCGTTGTTAGACCTTGCAGCACAGGAAGGATTAGGTATCTCCCGGATGATAAATTACGGAAATAGAATTGATGTGGGAGAATCGGATATTTTACCCTTTTTGTCCGACGACCCTTCAACAAAGGTTATTGCTATCTATATGGAATCAGTTGATCATGGACGGAAATTTATAGAAGCAGCTAAGGCCTGCTCAGAGAAAAAACCCATTGTAGCACTGAAGGTTGGAAAAGGCGCAGCCGGGATTGCAGCTGCCAGGTCTCATACCGGAGCAATTGCAGGAAGATATGAAATCTATAAGGCCGCCTTTCTGAAATCAGGCATTATTGAGGCAAATGGCCTGGAGGAATTCATTGACGGGGTCAAGGCGCTCTCAATGCAAAATCCACCCAGGGGAAACCGTATTCTGGTTGTTACCAACGGTGGTGGTTTCGGTGTGATGGTAACTGATCATTGCTCTGAAAACGGCCTGGAAGTACCACCTCTGTCCTCTTCGCTGAAAGAAAGCCTGAAGAGCAAATTCTCCAAATTCTATGTAGTGAGCAATCCTGTCGACCTGACAGGGAGTGCGCATGACGAGGACTATCGTATTACTTTACAAACCTGTATGGTTGAAAGTGATGAATTTGATGCCGCAATTATTATACCTCTCATGGCCCCGGAAGGTATGACAGAAGGGATAGTTGATCTTATTACCGGCACGATGAAATTATCCGGAAAACCTGCGGTTGTCTGCACAGTCGGCGGAGTATTTACGATGAAGGTTAAGCAGTTGTTTGAAGAGCGGATGATCCCCGTTTATCCCTCCCCGGAAAGAAGCGTAAAGGCTCTGTCCATGCTCTTTAAAAGAACGCTGCTGCAAAAGGGTATTATACATCCAGTGCAATAG
- a CDS encoding DUF1858 domain-containing protein, whose protein sequence is MGNEILITKKMSTGEIVKKYPATKAVFAKYFGTGCFDCPSFGTEDINLACMMHNTDVDKFIQELNEVAKQETSKTS, encoded by the coding sequence ATGGGAAACGAAATTCTCATTACGAAAAAAATGAGCACCGGTGAAATAGTAAAGAAATATCCCGCAACAAAAGCGGTTTTTGCAAAATACTTTGGAACAGGATGCTTCGATTGCCCATCCTTTGGTACTGAAGATATAAACCTTGCCTGTATGATGCATAATACTGATGTTGATAAGTTTATTCAGGAATTAAATGAGGTTGCAAAACAGGAAACAAGCAAGACTTCCTAA
- a CDS encoding CPBP family intramembrane metalloprotease, giving the protein MLAALFLAGIFGIDLFPLAGNLFRDIIIGTLGALPPLVLFVFLLSEKTENIPLLDSLRKLITTEIRPLFSQVTVLDICLISLSAGFAEELLFRGILQTKLGMVAASIIFGLLHAANPAYGIFATILGFYIGALFHIYESMLIPVQLHFMYDLGALLYLRYVAK; this is encoded by the coding sequence TTGCTTGCAGCTTTGTTTCTGGCAGGTATTTTTGGAATTGATCTCTTTCCTTTAGCCGGCAATCTTTTCCGTGATATCATAATCGGCACTTTAGGGGCTCTTCCACCTCTTGTTCTCTTTGTTTTCTTACTCTCAGAAAAGACGGAAAATATTCCTTTACTGGATTCATTAAGAAAGCTGATCACAACAGAAATAAGGCCCCTTTTTTCCCAAGTCACCGTTCTTGATATCTGCCTGATTTCTCTTTCTGCCGGTTTTGCCGAAGAATTGTTGTTCCGGGGAATACTGCAAACTAAATTGGGCATGGTTGCTGCAAGTATTATTTTTGGACTTTTGCATGCCGCAAATCCTGCCTACGGTATTTTTGCTACGATACTGGGATTTTATATCGGAGCATTATTTCATATATACGAAAGCATGCTTATCCCTGTTCAGTTACATTTCATGTATGATCTGGGAGCATTACTGTACTTAAGATATGTGGCTAAATAA
- a CDS encoding tetratricopeptide repeat protein: MNCASKNITVQSDRVITGLLIAIVTIVPLFFDPRLYSVFDLSKVTMLYLLTIAILIVWSLTLAFKRHTVFVSTPIDIPVIAYISSFLISSVLSINPLMSLFGAYKRFEGLTATACYLFLFYTTVNFITTSKRLYAILISIIAGAVIASCYGMVQHFGLDVFRWSSFEAHRVFSTFGNPVFFSAYLIMVLPLAVVLFFGDFDEQKERPAQEKRILWIFFAVSFIIYTAFWLTNTRACFVALLIVFVPFLFFLYKKQFLKKRKFIILIVSFTIIGILFNIQHKTSVIRHFAADIHTADTFPDREESDTVPVFDMKAPTQRPWITTNLSVEGSSFSRVFQYLTAVKIMKNHLVFGIGPDTTGIVYQNNLAKVFSLQESDNGFPFPRQDRIHNDILDTTVTRGIFGLITYLWLLTAFGISAGKNYKRLNRKNRLLMLGLLAGMLCYLIQNQFSFGNTPIVAIFWIISGLCVSLIQINAREEFPTDKETKEDTITTNLRTTDSQDLRLPNLCKLLCCGIIMIAIGFVFLSIIRVYKADVYFEYGRRLLVSERNVDSPAATGEGLHLINHAVLLNPYETFYRDELCRAYLKMALRTGDESWIQKVYEEANNALEVVPQHYISFYYLGIIYQILSEKFGRDTIDDAIVCYKKAIGLDTFQAPFHGNLAGLYLQKGDLDSAIEEYYKAYLIRPGESNYTGRLTSALLQKNNLDRAIILLKKTTKRNPAEPAYYHKLGVVFNRKGMHEEAIKNFKIALELKPGEPVYTHSLANTLAFQGKYADAEQILQTFKRTNPDRPDANILALLVTIYYKNGDWEKVISECEQIIRIDNKSAAAYKMSGISYYNLQHYALAKNMLNQALELDPHDQKIKEMIIDISLKMK, encoded by the coding sequence ATGAATTGTGCGTCAAAAAATATAACCGTACAAAGCGATAGAGTAATAACAGGTTTACTGATAGCAATTGTTACTATTGTACCTCTATTCTTTGACCCCCGCCTTTACAGTGTTTTTGATCTGAGCAAGGTAACCATGCTCTACCTGTTAACAATTGCAATCCTGATTGTATGGTCACTTACCCTAGCTTTTAAGCGACATACTGTCTTCGTATCCACTCCAATAGACATTCCTGTCATTGCCTATATATCATCCTTTCTTATTTCATCGGTTTTGTCAATAAATCCCCTTATGAGCCTTTTTGGCGCTTACAAACGATTTGAGGGATTAACAGCTACAGCATGCTATCTGTTTCTTTTCTACACCACCGTTAATTTCATAACCACAAGCAAAAGACTCTATGCAATTCTTATCTCAATTATAGCAGGAGCAGTCATTGCATCGTGCTATGGAATGGTACAGCATTTTGGATTAGACGTCTTTAGGTGGAGCAGTTTTGAAGCCCATCGTGTATTTTCCACCTTCGGAAACCCTGTATTCTTCTCGGCCTATCTCATTATGGTTTTACCCTTAGCGGTTGTTCTGTTCTTCGGTGATTTTGATGAGCAAAAAGAACGACCTGCCCAGGAAAAGCGTATTCTGTGGATTTTCTTTGCAGTATCATTCATCATCTACACGGCCTTTTGGCTTACCAATACCCGTGCATGCTTTGTTGCGCTGCTTATTGTATTTGTTCCATTTCTTTTTTTCCTTTATAAAAAACAATTTTTAAAAAAACGGAAATTTATCATCCTGATTGTCTCATTTACCATAATCGGAATACTCTTCAATATACAACACAAAACATCGGTTATCAGACATTTTGCAGCAGATATACATACGGCTGATACTTTCCCTGACAGAGAAGAATCGGATACGGTACCGGTTTTTGATATGAAAGCACCAACACAAAGACCATGGATTACCACAAACCTATCCGTTGAAGGATCGTCCTTTTCCCGTGTTTTTCAATACCTGACCGCTGTAAAAATCATGAAAAACCATCTTGTTTTTGGTATCGGTCCTGATACCACAGGGATCGTGTATCAAAACAATCTGGCAAAGGTATTCTCGCTGCAGGAGAGTGATAACGGGTTCCCATTCCCGAGACAGGACCGAATCCACAACGATATCCTCGACACAACTGTTACCCGTGGTATTTTTGGCTTGATTACCTACCTATGGCTATTGACCGCATTTGGAATATCTGCAGGAAAAAATTATAAGCGGTTAAACAGGAAAAACAGATTGCTTATGCTGGGGCTTTTGGCAGGAATGCTTTGTTACCTTATTCAAAATCAATTCAGTTTTGGCAATACGCCAATTGTGGCCATCTTTTGGATTATATCAGGACTCTGCGTATCCCTCATACAGATAAATGCAAGGGAAGAATTCCCGACAGATAAAGAAACAAAAGAAGATACAATTACGACCAACCTGCGTACAACGGATTCTCAGGATTTGAGACTTCCAAACCTTTGCAAACTGCTCTGTTGTGGAATCATAATGATAGCAATAGGTTTTGTTTTTCTTTCAATCATCCGTGTGTATAAAGCAGATGTATATTTTGAATATGGCAGAAGGTTATTGGTATCTGAGCGCAATGTGGATTCGCCTGCCGCTACCGGGGAAGGGCTGCATCTGATTAATCATGCGGTTCTTCTTAATCCATATGAAACATTTTACCGCGACGAACTTTGCAGGGCATATCTTAAAATGGCGCTCAGGACAGGGGATGAGTCGTGGATACAAAAGGTATATGAGGAGGCAAATAATGCTTTAGAGGTAGTACCCCAACACTATATTAGCTTTTATTATTTAGGTATAATTTATCAGATACTGTCAGAAAAATTTGGCCGGGATACCATAGACGATGCTATCGTTTGCTATAAAAAGGCCATCGGGCTGGATACGTTTCAAGCCCCCTTTCATGGCAACCTTGCCGGTCTTTACCTGCAGAAGGGAGATTTGGATTCTGCAATTGAAGAATACTATAAGGCATATCTGATTCGTCCCGGCGAAAGCAATTATACCGGTCGTTTAACAAGCGCCTTATTGCAAAAGAATAATTTGGACAGAGCTATTATCCTCTTAAAGAAGACTACTAAACGTAACCCGGCAGAACCAGCGTACTATCATAAACTTGGCGTTGTTTTCAACCGAAAAGGAATGCACGAAGAAGCGATTAAAAATTTTAAAATTGCACTTGAACTGAAGCCGGGAGAACCGGTTTATACCCACAGCCTTGCAAATACACTTGCTTTTCAGGGAAAATATGCAGATGCCGAACAGATTCTGCAAACATTTAAAAGGACTAACCCTGACCGCCCGGATGCAAACATCCTGGCACTTCTGGTTACTATATACTATAAAAATGGTGACTGGGAAAAGGTTATTTCCGAATGTGAGCAAATTATCCGGATAGATAACAAATCGGCTGCAGCATACAAAATGAGCGGTATCTCATATTACAACTTACAACACTATGCGCTTGCAAAAAACATGCTAAATCAGGCACTTGAGTTGGACCCGCATGATCAAAAGATAAAGGAAATGATTATTGATATCTCGTTGAAAATGAAATAG
- a CDS encoding cupin domain-containing protein yields MEPIPLDEKITFHKEHFVPNILYASPGIKMPLICMEPGQEIPPHAGHAVGIFYVKEGKGIFTLDNQRIDMEKGSVIIAPEGATRGMRCVERMVVLAISAG; encoded by the coding sequence TTGGAGCCTATTCCATTAGATGAAAAGATAACGTTTCACAAAGAACACTTCGTTCCGAATATCCTTTACGCCTCCCCTGGTATAAAAATGCCTCTTATCTGCATGGAACCGGGGCAGGAAATTCCACCTCACGCAGGGCACGCTGTAGGTATTTTCTATGTAAAGGAGGGCAAGGGGATTTTTACCCTTGATAATCAGAGGATTGATATGGAAAAAGGTTCGGTAATAATTGCCCCGGAAGGAGCAACAAGGGGAATGAGATGCGTAGAAAGAATGGTTGTTTTGGCTATAAGTGCGGGGTAA
- a CDS encoding ABC transporter ATP-binding protein, which yields MSKVIIEFKDVYKSFNGLLVHNGINLSVQEGEIISLLGGSGSGKSVLLKEIIGLMKPDKGDITVMGHNVTQMNEDSLIELREHVGMLFQGAALFDSLTVFENIAYPLREHLRLTEREIRKRVSEKLNLVGLAGIENKMPDELSGGMKKRVGLARAIATDPDIILYDEPTTGLDPITAQRINDLIIDLQKKLGITSIVVTHDLHCVKTVSNRIAMLYNGEIVAIGTWNELVKTDIQIVKDFISGNICE from the coding sequence ATGTCAAAAGTAATTATTGAATTTAAAGATGTATACAAATCCTTTAACGGACTCTTAGTCCACAACGGAATAAATCTATCCGTACAGGAAGGTGAAATTATATCGCTTCTTGGAGGCAGCGGGTCGGGAAAAAGTGTTCTTCTGAAAGAGATCATCGGACTTATGAAGCCTGACAAGGGTGACATCACAGTAATGGGTCACAATGTAACACAAATGAATGAAGATTCATTAATTGAGTTACGGGAACATGTCGGAATGTTATTTCAGGGAGCAGCCTTATTCGACTCTCTAACCGTATTTGAGAATATCGCGTATCCGCTGAGGGAGCATTTACGGTTGACCGAAAGAGAAATTCGTAAACGGGTATCTGAAAAACTGAATCTTGTAGGATTGGCTGGCATCGAAAACAAAATGCCTGATGAACTGAGCGGCGGTATGAAAAAACGTGTCGGTTTGGCAAGGGCAATAGCAACTGACCCCGATATTATCCTTTATGACGAACCGACAACCGGCTTAGACCCGATCACTGCCCAGCGTATAAATGATCTCATTATTGATTTACAAAAAAAACTGGGAATAACCTCTATTGTAGTTACCCATGATTTACACTGTGTCAAAACAGTGTCTAACCGCATCGCAATGCTCTATAACGGGGAAATTGTAGCAATTGGTACATGGAACGAATTAGTGAAAACAGATATTCAGATAGTAAAAGATTTTATTAGTGGAAACATTTGTGAATAA